The Paramisgurnus dabryanus chromosome 6, PD_genome_1.1, whole genome shotgun sequence genome has a window encoding:
- the rpl7 gene encoding large ribosomal subunit protein uL30 translates to MAGEKEKKVPSVPESLLKSRKRFAAIKAVRLKKMRADKKARKVTRKLIFKRAEAYHKEYRQMYRREIRMGRMARRAGNFYVPAEPKLAFVIRIRGINGVSPKVRKVLQLLRLRQIFNGVFVKLNKASINMLRIAEPYIAWGYPNLKSVRELTYKRGYGKINKQRIGLTDNSLIEKTLGQYGIICIEDLIHEIYTVGKNFKAANNFLWPFKLSSPRGGMNKKTTHFVEGGDAGNREDQINRMIRRMN, encoded by the exons ATGGCGGGTGAAAA agagaAGAAGGTTCCCTCAGTCCCCGAAAGCCTTTTGAAGAGCCGCAAGCGGTTCGCGGCAATCAAGGCTGTGCGTCTGAAGAAGATGCGTGCCGACAAAAAG GCCCGCAAAGTCACCAGGAAGCTCATCTTCAAGCGAGCTGAAGCTTACCACAAGGAATACAGGCAGATGTACAGACGTGAGATCCGCATGGGCAGAATGGCTCGCAGGGCAGGCAACTTCTACGTCCCAGCTGAACCCAAACTGGCTTTTGTCATCAGGATCAGAGG TATCAACGGTGTCAGCCCCAAAGTCCGCAAGGTGCTTCAGCTTCTTCGTCTCCGCCAGATCTTCAATGGTGTCTTTGTCAAATTGAACAAGGCTTCCATCAACATGCTTCGTATTGCAGAGCCCTACATTGCATGGGG CTACCCCAATCTTAAATCTGTACGCGAGCTTACCTACAAGCGTGGATATGGCAAGATCAACAAACAGCGCATTGGACTTACAGATAACTCCCTTATCGAGAAGACTCTTG GTCAGTATGGAATCATCTGCATTGAGGATCTCATCCATGAGATTTACACTGTCGGAAAGAACTTCAAAGCTGCCAACAACTTTCTCTGGCCATTCAAGCTGTCCTCTCCCCGAGGAGGCATGAACAAGAAGACCACCCACTTTGTAGAAGGTGGTGATGCAGGAAACAGGGAGGACCAGATCAACAGAATGATCAGGAGAATGAACTAA
- the rdh10b gene encoding retinol dehydrogenase 10-B — MNIFAELFVVTFKIFWSFVLAGGKWFISPREKSVEGQVCVITGAGSGLGRLFALEFARRRATLVLWDINRQSNEETAELVREIYKEISCTEVSSGSVQELPLFQPKVYTYVCDVSKRESVYSTAEKVQKDVGNIDVLINNAGVVSGHHLLECPDELIERTMMVNCHAHFWTTKAFLPTMLELNHGHIVTVASSLGLFTTAGVEDYCASKFGAIGFHESLSHEMKAADKDGIKMTLVCPFLVDTGMFKGCKIRKEMAPFFPPLKPEYCVQQAMRAILTDQPMICTPRVMYMVTLMKTILPFDAVVCMYRFIGADKCMYPFLAQRKESTNNNESKTGI; from the exons ATGAATATCTTCGCTGAATTGTTCGTGGTCACTTTCAAAATATTCTGGTCATTTGTGTTGGCCGGAGGTAAATGGTTTATTAGTCCACGCGAGAAAAGTGTGGAGGGTCAGGTATGTGTTATTACCGGTGCAGGTAGCGGTCTAGGGCGGCTCTTTGCGCTCGAGTTTGCTCGGAGACGAGCGACTCTTGTACTTTGGGACATAAACAGACAGAGTAACGAAGAAACAGCCGAACTGGTGCGTGAAATCTACAAAGAGATAAGCTGCACTGAAG TGTCTTCGGGCAGTGTTCAAGAGTTGCCTCTTTTTCAACCAAAAGTTTATACGTACGTCTGCGACGTAAGTAAACGCGAGAGTGTATATTCTACGGCAGAAAAGGTGCAAAAAGATGTGGGCAATATCGACGTGTTGATCAACAACGCTGGTGTTGTCTCGGGACATCATCTTCTCGAGTGCCCGGACGAGCTCATTGAAAGAACAATGATGGTCAACTGCCATGCTCACTTCTGG aCGACCAAAGCTTTCCTTCCCACAATGCTGGAGCTGAATCATGGACACATTGTAACTGTAGCCAGCTCTTTGGGTTTGTTCACCACTGCTGGTGTAGAG GACTATTGTGCAAGCAAGTTTGGTGCCATAGGCTTTCATGAGTCTTTGAGCCATGAAATGAAAGCCGCAGATAAGGATGGAATCAAGATGACTCTCGTCTGTCCCTTTTTGGTAGACACTGGGATGTTCAAAGGCTGTAAAATTAG GAAAGAAATGGCTCCATTTTTTCCACCACTTAAGCCAGAGTACTGTGTACAACAAGCCATGAGAGCTATACTAACAGACCAACCAATGATCTGCACACCACGGGTCATGTACATGGTCACCCTCATGAAAAC aatTTTGCCATTTGATGCTGTCGTATGCATGTACAGATTTATCGGTGCTGATAAATGTATGTACCCCTTCCTGGCCCAACGAAAGGAGTCCACAAACAACAACGAATCGAAGACCGGGATTTAA